In Octopus bimaculoides isolate UCB-OBI-ISO-001 chromosome 14, ASM119413v2, whole genome shotgun sequence, the following are encoded in one genomic region:
- the LOC106877753 gene encoding protocadherin-18: MNWLLSLVILLHLIFLRLSSCIDLIYHVKENRGPGSYVGDIASDSHILEHLKDPSLITYNRLRQRQTSSSQLFNVTKTGKLFTAQTLDAESLCFYNTECFKIIKIAVRKAEAFMKILKIKVIIEDINDHQPEFPVKQVNIQFDETDGKGTMKSIPNAVDKDVGLLSSSITYLLKKKFDEPFTLSVTKRVIGTSKLNIILEKKLDRELKDSYMLQVIAKDGGILPREGRLNIHISVTDINDNAPVFTQNIYNISIRNFHPKTRPIIILSAKDLDSGENSRVSYHFSSETSDTAKIYFQLNSETGEIFVQKKITFRQKQKYKLFVEARDGGNPPLSSTAMVLVNVINQQNNAPEIDVNFVSELSKDTASISEGTKVGSFIAYVSVIDNDIGMNGEVDCNLEHEKFQLLNLGSNEYKIIMKKQVDRETKEFYDISLSCQDKGSPSLRRERNFSIQVMDVNDVQPQFTKDTFKFLTYENEDHKFPIGFVNATDADQGSGGELTYFLLSNNEYSIPFEITDYGFISTTNSLDHEQKDTYQFKVLVKDNGNPSLNNTANVIVEVMDENDNVPYFTFPSVNPFSLDVHYQPHRKNEIAVLRASDRDSHVNAFLRYEIVGGNNKQLFSVNPYTGVLFFSRTVYQNDAGSYNLDLIVQDSGTPVLSAMTTLSLVLTVSNKTAKMLTTVDIYSDEMIDMNLVIVIVAGAVIVSAVVVVSITICIVRCNNSRSPQHRTEISQCDQSGKEKNLLIYQTNNPVFSTGNPDEIKNRNTQSLRMGNQEDLQQEWKISAASRSLPMTRQGYIADIGVTSGYIGVEERPFTAPDCRINIVSTRKDIKHGCIRRDAPQYEEIPGLTCSGISWNKE, translated from the coding sequence ATGAATTGGTTACTGTCGTTAGTGATCTTGCTCCACCTGATATTTCTTCGTTTAAGTTCTTGTATAGATCTCATCTATCATGTCAAAGAAAACAGAGGTCCTGGCAGCTATGTGGGCGATATAGCCTCTGATTCGCATATATTAGAACATCTTAAAGATCCAAGTTTAATCACATACAACCGGTTACGACAGAGACAAACTAGCAGCTCACAACTATTCAACGTCACTAAGACAGGAAAACTTTTTACTGCTCAGACTTTGGATGCTGAATCTCTCTGTTTTTACAACACGGAATGCTTTAAGATTATCAAAATAGCTGTCCGCAAAGCTGAAGCGTTTATGAAAATACTTAAAATCAAGGTAATCATAGAAGATATTAATGATCATCAGCCTGAATTTCCCGTAAAACAAGTTAACATTCAGTTTGACGAAACTGATGGCAAAGGAACAATGAAATCTATACCGAATGCAGTAGATAAAGACGTTGGTTTATTGAGTTCTTCAATAACATatctattgaaaaaaaagtttgaTGAGCCTTTTACATTGTCAGTAACAAAACGAGTTATTGGTacttcaaaattaaatataattttggaaaagaaattaGACAGAGAACTGAAAGATAGTTATATGCTCCAAGTTATTGCAAAAGATGGCGGTATTCTGCCTCGAGAAGGAAGGTTAAATATTCACATATCTGTAACTGACATTAATGACAACGCTCCAGTTTTCAcgcaaaatatttataatatttcaataagAAATTTTCACCCCAAAACTCGACCAATTATTATTTTGTCTGCGAAAGATTTAGACTCTGGCGAAAATAGTCGAGTCTCATATCATTTCAGCTCAGAAACATCGGACACAgccaaaatatatttccaactcaACAGTGAAACTGGGGAAATTTTCGTACAGAAGAAAATTACTTttagacagaaacaaaaatataaactgttCGTTGAAGCCAGAGATGGTGGAAACCCGCCCTTAAGTTCCACAGCCATGGTGCTCGTGAATGTAATTAATCAACAGAATAATGCACCAGAAATAGACGTAAATTTCGTTTCTGAATTATCAAAAGATACTGCTAGTATCTCGGAGGGAACTAAGGTTGGCAGTTTTATTGCATATGTTAGTGTTATTGACAACGATATCGGAATGAATGGAGAAGTTGATTGTAACCTGGAGCACGAGAAATTTCAGCTGTTAAATTTAGGTTCTaacgaatataaaataataatgaagaagcaAGTTGACAGAGAAACGAAAGAATTTTATGATATTAGTCTCAGCTGTCAAGACAAAGGATCACCGTCTCTGAGGAGAGAACGAAATTTTTCTATCCAAGTGATGGATGTCAACGATGTACAACCACAATTTACAaaagacactttcaaatttctgaCATATGAAAATGAGGACCATAAGTTTCCAATCGGCTTTGTTAATGCAACTGATGCTGATCAGGGCTCCGGGGGTGAacttacttattttttgttaagtaaCAACGAATATTCTATACCCTTTGAAATCACTGATTATGGATTTATTTCCACAACAAATTCCTTGGATCATGAACAAAAGGATACATATCAATTTAAAGTGTTAGTAAAAGACAACGGAAATCCTTCTTTAAACAATACAGCAAATGTTATTGTTGAAGTTATGGATGAAAATGACAACGTTCCCTATTTTACTTTCCCTAGTGTTAATCCTTTTAGTCTAGATGTCCACTATCAACCACATCGAAAAAATGAAATAGCAGTTCTGAGGGCATCTGACAGAGACAGTCATGTAAACGCTTTTCTGAGATATGAAATAGTAGGGGGTAACAACAAACAACTGTTTTCTGTGAACCCTTATACGggggttttatttttctctcgaaCTGTTTATCAAAATGATGCAGGGTCATATAATTTAGACTTAATTGTTCAGGACAGTGGCACGCCGGTTTTATCAGCAATGACCACCTTGTCTTTAGTACTGACCGTCAGCAATAAAACAGCGAAAATGTTGACGACCGTTGACATATATTCAGACGAAATGATAGATATGAATCtagtcattgtcattgttgcagGTGCCGTCATAGTGTCTGCTGTCGTCGTTGTGTCTATAACCATTTGCATCGTCAGATGCAATAACAGCCGAAGTCCTCAACATAGAACTGAGATTAGCCAATGTGATCAATCAGGTAAAGAAAAGAACTTATTGATTTATCAAACCAACAATCCCGTTTTCTCGACGGGCAATCCcgatgaaattaaaaatagaaatactcAGTCATTGAGAATGGGGAATCAAGAAGATTTGCAGCAAGAATGGAAAATTTCAGCCGCATCACGAAGTCTCCCAATGACACGGCAG